The proteins below are encoded in one region of Periplaneta americana isolate PAMFEO1 chromosome 11, P.americana_PAMFEO1_priV1, whole genome shotgun sequence:
- the LOC138709421 gene encoding uncharacterized protein isoform X4: protein MLKRSRYTRVRVAIILLVLIIFLLIATFWGSRKEFHRLPPLPYRQELFDEVKGSMFEGFNNETGTKNGEYIVPNIVHFLFFTDGYISYVAAVCVLAAFKNQRPEKILFHTDVTEFKGPHWEKLTKTPGLIIEIHQITMPKEIFGQKLNHVWHAGDIARIRILMEHGGIFLDNDSYLVRSLDCFRKYEMALGLDEFDYIGTQILVAHKDARFLRLWLETYREYYPELWYYNAGQKPALEILDHKPEVAHSVKILFGVHDLSQELYRQYNWKEWRNYYAIHLLIRHRHYLDSWWNYYWWPQLNETNIHDYPMTFGEMAREVYDPR from the coding sequence ATGCTGAAGAGATCCAGATATACTCGAGTACGGGTTGCCATAATTCTGCTTGTACTGATAATCTTCCTGTTGATCGCCACTTTCTGGGGTTCAAGAAAAGAATTTCATCGACTGCCTCCACTTCCCTACAGACAGGAACTCTTCGACGAAGTTAAAGGAAGCATGTTCGAAGGCTTCAACAACGAAACTGGAACGAAGAACGGCGAATACATCGTTCCGAACATTGTtcattttctgttcttcactGACGGCTACATATCTTACGTAGCTGCCGTCTGCGTTTTGGCGGCATTCAAGAACCAACGCCCCGAAAAGATTCTCTTTCATACAGACGTTACAGAGTTCAAGGGTCCTCACTGGGAGAAGCTGACTAAAACTCCGGGCTTGATAATCGAAATTCACCAAATCACGATGCCTAAGGAGATATTTGGGCAGAAGCTCAATCACGTGTGGCACGCAGGGGATATTGCACGCATAAGGATTCTCATGGAACACGGGGGAATATTCCTAGACAACGACTCGTACTTGGTGAGAAGTTTAGACTGTTTTAGAAAATATGAAATGGCTCTAGGATTAGACGAATTCGACTACATAGGAACCCAGATCCTGGTTGCTCATAAGGATGCCAGATTCTTGCGTCTCTGGTTGGAGACCTACAGAGAGTACTATCCGGAACTCTGGTATTATAATGCAGGTCAAAAACCGGCACTAGAGATTCTAGACCACAAACCGGAGGTAGCGCATAGTGTGAAGATCCTGTTCGGAGTACATGATCTCTCTCAAGAATTGTATCGCCAGTacaactggaaggaatggcgcaACTACTACGCAATCCACCTCTTGATTAGGCACAGGCATTACTTGGATAGTTGGTGGAATTACTATTGGTGGCCTCaattaaatgaaacaaatattcaTGATTACCCCATGACATTTGGAGAAATGGCTCGTGAAGTGTACGACCCCAGATGA
- the LOC138709421 gene encoding uncharacterized protein isoform X1: protein MTKSVIDLGKYGREPLVESLGGYSELQSASNFVAVLCKMLKRSRYTRVRVAIILLVLIIFLLIATFWGSRKEFHRLPPLPYRQELFDEVKGSMFEGFNNETGTKNGEYIVPNIVHFLFFTDGYISYVAAVCVLAAFKNQRPEKILFHTDVTEFKGPHWEKLTKTPGLIIEIHQITMPKEIFGQKLNHVWHAGDIARIRILMEHGGIFLDNDSYLVRSLDCFRKYEMALGLDEFDYIGTQILVAHKDARFLRLWLETYREYYPELWYYNAGQKPALEILDHKPEVAHSVKILFGVHDLSQELYRQYNWKEWRNYYAIHLLIRHRHYLDSWWNYYWWPQLNETNIHDYPMTFGEMAREVYDPR from the coding sequence GTGCTGTGCAAAATGCTGAAGAGATCCAGATATACTCGAGTACGGGTTGCCATAATTCTGCTTGTACTGATAATCTTCCTGTTGATCGCCACTTTCTGGGGTTCAAGAAAAGAATTTCATCGACTGCCTCCACTTCCCTACAGACAGGAACTCTTCGACGAAGTTAAAGGAAGCATGTTCGAAGGCTTCAACAACGAAACTGGAACGAAGAACGGCGAATACATCGTTCCGAACATTGTtcattttctgttcttcactGACGGCTACATATCTTACGTAGCTGCCGTCTGCGTTTTGGCGGCATTCAAGAACCAACGCCCCGAAAAGATTCTCTTTCATACAGACGTTACAGAGTTCAAGGGTCCTCACTGGGAGAAGCTGACTAAAACTCCGGGCTTGATAATCGAAATTCACCAAATCACGATGCCTAAGGAGATATTTGGGCAGAAGCTCAATCACGTGTGGCACGCAGGGGATATTGCACGCATAAGGATTCTCATGGAACACGGGGGAATATTCCTAGACAACGACTCGTACTTGGTGAGAAGTTTAGACTGTTTTAGAAAATATGAAATGGCTCTAGGATTAGACGAATTCGACTACATAGGAACCCAGATCCTGGTTGCTCATAAGGATGCCAGATTCTTGCGTCTCTGGTTGGAGACCTACAGAGAGTACTATCCGGAACTCTGGTATTATAATGCAGGTCAAAAACCGGCACTAGAGATTCTAGACCACAAACCGGAGGTAGCGCATAGTGTGAAGATCCTGTTCGGAGTACATGATCTCTCTCAAGAATTGTATCGCCAGTacaactggaaggaatggcgcaACTACTACGCAATCCACCTCTTGATTAGGCACAGGCATTACTTGGATAGTTGGTGGAATTACTATTGGTGGCCTCaattaaatgaaacaaatattcaTGATTACCCCATGACATTTGGAGAAATGGCTCGTGAAGTGTACGACCCCAGATGA
- the LOC138709421 gene encoding uncharacterized protein isoform X3: MKGSCQHNIYPQVLCKMLKRSRYTRVRVAIILLVLIIFLLIATFWGSRKEFHRLPPLPYRQELFDEVKGSMFEGFNNETGTKNGEYIVPNIVHFLFFTDGYISYVAAVCVLAAFKNQRPEKILFHTDVTEFKGPHWEKLTKTPGLIIEIHQITMPKEIFGQKLNHVWHAGDIARIRILMEHGGIFLDNDSYLVRSLDCFRKYEMALGLDEFDYIGTQILVAHKDARFLRLWLETYREYYPELWYYNAGQKPALEILDHKPEVAHSVKILFGVHDLSQELYRQYNWKEWRNYYAIHLLIRHRHYLDSWWNYYWWPQLNETNIHDYPMTFGEMAREVYDPR, encoded by the coding sequence GTGCTGTGCAAAATGCTGAAGAGATCCAGATATACTCGAGTACGGGTTGCCATAATTCTGCTTGTACTGATAATCTTCCTGTTGATCGCCACTTTCTGGGGTTCAAGAAAAGAATTTCATCGACTGCCTCCACTTCCCTACAGACAGGAACTCTTCGACGAAGTTAAAGGAAGCATGTTCGAAGGCTTCAACAACGAAACTGGAACGAAGAACGGCGAATACATCGTTCCGAACATTGTtcattttctgttcttcactGACGGCTACATATCTTACGTAGCTGCCGTCTGCGTTTTGGCGGCATTCAAGAACCAACGCCCCGAAAAGATTCTCTTTCATACAGACGTTACAGAGTTCAAGGGTCCTCACTGGGAGAAGCTGACTAAAACTCCGGGCTTGATAATCGAAATTCACCAAATCACGATGCCTAAGGAGATATTTGGGCAGAAGCTCAATCACGTGTGGCACGCAGGGGATATTGCACGCATAAGGATTCTCATGGAACACGGGGGAATATTCCTAGACAACGACTCGTACTTGGTGAGAAGTTTAGACTGTTTTAGAAAATATGAAATGGCTCTAGGATTAGACGAATTCGACTACATAGGAACCCAGATCCTGGTTGCTCATAAGGATGCCAGATTCTTGCGTCTCTGGTTGGAGACCTACAGAGAGTACTATCCGGAACTCTGGTATTATAATGCAGGTCAAAAACCGGCACTAGAGATTCTAGACCACAAACCGGAGGTAGCGCATAGTGTGAAGATCCTGTTCGGAGTACATGATCTCTCTCAAGAATTGTATCGCCAGTacaactggaaggaatggcgcaACTACTACGCAATCCACCTCTTGATTAGGCACAGGCATTACTTGGATAGTTGGTGGAATTACTATTGGTGGCCTCaattaaatgaaacaaatattcaTGATTACCCCATGACATTTGGAGAAATGGCTCGTGAAGTGTACGACCCCAGATGA
- the LOC138709421 gene encoding uncharacterized protein isoform X2, producing the protein MEHVLRTSTVKIIIMKQIDRALVLCKMLKRSRYTRVRVAIILLVLIIFLLIATFWGSRKEFHRLPPLPYRQELFDEVKGSMFEGFNNETGTKNGEYIVPNIVHFLFFTDGYISYVAAVCVLAAFKNQRPEKILFHTDVTEFKGPHWEKLTKTPGLIIEIHQITMPKEIFGQKLNHVWHAGDIARIRILMEHGGIFLDNDSYLVRSLDCFRKYEMALGLDEFDYIGTQILVAHKDARFLRLWLETYREYYPELWYYNAGQKPALEILDHKPEVAHSVKILFGVHDLSQELYRQYNWKEWRNYYAIHLLIRHRHYLDSWWNYYWWPQLNETNIHDYPMTFGEMAREVYDPR; encoded by the coding sequence GTGCTGTGCAAAATGCTGAAGAGATCCAGATATACTCGAGTACGGGTTGCCATAATTCTGCTTGTACTGATAATCTTCCTGTTGATCGCCACTTTCTGGGGTTCAAGAAAAGAATTTCATCGACTGCCTCCACTTCCCTACAGACAGGAACTCTTCGACGAAGTTAAAGGAAGCATGTTCGAAGGCTTCAACAACGAAACTGGAACGAAGAACGGCGAATACATCGTTCCGAACATTGTtcattttctgttcttcactGACGGCTACATATCTTACGTAGCTGCCGTCTGCGTTTTGGCGGCATTCAAGAACCAACGCCCCGAAAAGATTCTCTTTCATACAGACGTTACAGAGTTCAAGGGTCCTCACTGGGAGAAGCTGACTAAAACTCCGGGCTTGATAATCGAAATTCACCAAATCACGATGCCTAAGGAGATATTTGGGCAGAAGCTCAATCACGTGTGGCACGCAGGGGATATTGCACGCATAAGGATTCTCATGGAACACGGGGGAATATTCCTAGACAACGACTCGTACTTGGTGAGAAGTTTAGACTGTTTTAGAAAATATGAAATGGCTCTAGGATTAGACGAATTCGACTACATAGGAACCCAGATCCTGGTTGCTCATAAGGATGCCAGATTCTTGCGTCTCTGGTTGGAGACCTACAGAGAGTACTATCCGGAACTCTGGTATTATAATGCAGGTCAAAAACCGGCACTAGAGATTCTAGACCACAAACCGGAGGTAGCGCATAGTGTGAAGATCCTGTTCGGAGTACATGATCTCTCTCAAGAATTGTATCGCCAGTacaactggaaggaatggcgcaACTACTACGCAATCCACCTCTTGATTAGGCACAGGCATTACTTGGATAGTTGGTGGAATTACTATTGGTGGCCTCaattaaatgaaacaaatattcaTGATTACCCCATGACATTTGGAGAAATGGCTCGTGAAGTGTACGACCCCAGATGA